Proteins found in one Sphingomonas sp. SORGH_AS_0879 genomic segment:
- a CDS encoding protein-L-isoaspartate O-methyltransferase, which produces MMTTSNDSSNFAAMRHAMVVSQLRTTAVSDQRVVAAMARVPREVFTPEALRAVAYRDGTLDLGHGRAINLPMATGRLLTEAYLEAGDRVLLIGAATGYTAALLAGIVAGVVAVEEQAELVAAARTALAGEPKVEIVEAPLTSGKPSGAPYDVLVIDGAVEELPAALVEQVKVGGRIVTGLVENGVTRLASGRRTEGGHGVRAFADAECTVLPGFARPRAFQF; this is translated from the coding sequence ATGATGACGACCAGCAACGACTCCTCGAATTTCGCCGCGATGCGCCACGCCATGGTGGTGAGCCAGCTGCGCACCACGGCGGTCAGCGACCAGCGGGTCGTGGCCGCGATGGCGCGGGTGCCGCGCGAGGTCTTCACGCCCGAGGCTCTGCGGGCGGTGGCCTATCGCGACGGGACGCTGGACCTGGGCCATGGCCGGGCGATCAACCTGCCGATGGCGACGGGCCGCCTGCTGACCGAGGCCTATCTGGAGGCGGGCGACCGCGTGCTGCTGATCGGCGCGGCGACCGGCTATACCGCTGCGCTGCTGGCCGGGATCGTCGCCGGTGTCGTCGCCGTGGAGGAACAGGCCGAGCTGGTCGCCGCCGCGCGCACCGCGCTGGCGGGTGAGCCGAAGGTCGAGATCGTCGAGGCACCGCTGACGTCGGGCAAACCCTCCGGTGCGCCCTATGACGTGCTGGTGATCGACGGCGCGGTGGAGGAACTGCCCGCCGCTCTGGTCGAGCAGGTCAAGGTCGGCGGCCGCATCGTCACCGGCCTGGTCGAGAACGGCGTCACCCGGCTGGCCAGCGGTCGCCGGACCGAAGGCGGCCACGGCGTCCGCGCCTTCGCCGATGCCGAATGCACCGTCCTGCCGGGCTTTGCCCGTCCTCGCGCCTTCCAATTCTGA